A genome region from Euphorbia lathyris chromosome 4, ddEupLath1.1, whole genome shotgun sequence includes the following:
- the LOC136227198 gene encoding serine carboxypeptidase-like 27: MEILIKSSSFSFLFLLSCAILLSTIDANWVQEQQKDRIINLPGQPTNVNFNQFSGYVTVDPSAGRALFYWLIEAPKSVRPISKPLVLWLNGGPGCSSIAYGASEEIGPFRVNGKTLYLNPYAWNKVANLLFLDSPAGVGFSYSNTSSDIYTVGDKRTANDAYIFLINWLKRFPQYKQRPFYIAGESYAGHYIPELSQIISRRNKRMNNPIINFQGFLLGNPLIDDYYDNIGTHEYWWSHGLIADSTYQALKKSCTNDTFLFPKNQCYNALEEAYSQFGNINPYSIYSTPCPSSSLPDNLNHSLPWKFRGNDECVVTNTRVYMNRPDVQKALHANIQNVHHPWATCSSVIRGNWSDSPKSMLPIFKELIASTSIRIWVFSGDTDAILPLTATRYSINALKLKIYTNWYPWYDNQEQVGGWSQIYKGLTYVTVRGAGHEVALTQPGLALLLFRQFLNNDPMPAAWS, translated from the exons ATGGAAATACTCATAAAGAgctcttctttctcttttctctttttgttaAGTTGTGCTATTTTGCTTTCTACTATTGATGCAAATTGGGTTCAAGAGCAACAAAAGGATAGGATCATCAACTTACCTGGCCAGCCAACCAATGTCAATTTCAATCAATTCTCCGGCTACGTCACGGTTGATCCATCCGCAGGCCGAGCCCTTTTTTACTGGCTCATTGAGGCCCCCAAATCGGTCCGGCCCATATCAAAGCCACTAGTACTATGGCTCAATGGTGGGCCTGGTTGCTCTTCTATTGCTTATGGGGCTTCAGAGGAGATTGGCCCGTTTCGGGTCAATGGCAAGACCCTCTACTTGAATCCCTATGCTTGGAATAAAG TGGCAAATTTGCTGTTTCTTGATTCACCTGCTGGGGTTGGATTTTCCTACTCCAATACGTCGTCGGATATATATACTGTTGGTGACAAGAGGACAG CTAATGATGCGTATATATTCCTAATTAACTGGTTAAAGAGGTTCCCACAATACAAGCAGAGGCCTTTCTACATTGCCGGAGAAAGCTATGCAG GTCATTACATTCCTGAGCTGTCACAAATTATTTCCCGGAGAAATAAGAGGATGAACAATCCCATCATTAATTTCCAAGGTTTCTTG TTGGGAAATCCACTAATAGATGATTATTATGATAATATTGGAACACATGAGTATTGGTGGAGCCATGGTTTGATAGCTGATTCTACTTACCAAGCTTTGAAGAAATCATGCACAAATGACACtttcctcttccccaaaaatcaatGTTACAATGCTTTGGAGGAAGCTTACTCTCAGTTTGGAAACATCAATCCTTACAGTATTTATTCCACTccttgcccttcttcttctcttccagACAACCTTAACCATTCACTT CCATGGAAATTCAGAGGGAATGATGAGTGTGTGGTGACCAACACAAGAGTATATATGAACCGTCCAGATGTACAAAAAGCTCTTCATGCAAACATTCAAAATGTTCATCATCCATGGGCCACTTGCAG CTCTGTAATTAGAGGGAATTGGAGTGACTCTCCTAAATCCATGTTGCCAATCTTCAAAGAACTTATAGCATCTACTAGTATTAGAATTTGGGTGTTCAG TGGAGACACAGATGCAATATTACCACTGACAGCAACTAGATATTCGATTAATGCTTTGAAGTTGAAGATATACACAAATTGGTACCCTTGGTATGACAATCAAGAACAG GTAGGAGGATGGAGCCAAATATACAAGGGGTTAACATATGTGACAGTGAGAGGAGCAGGGCATGAAGTAGCTCTAACTCAGCCCGGACTTGCTTTACTATTATTTAGGCAATTTTTGAATAATGATCCCATGCCTGCTGCTTGGTCTTAG